Proteins from a genomic interval of Cyclopterus lumpus isolate fCycLum1 chromosome 18, fCycLum1.pri, whole genome shotgun sequence:
- the nat16 gene encoding histidine N-acetyltransferase, with product MKIDTSLTMLQLPEELSQAGLQFSVATEEDFDEIMAMSQYIYGGLDYLPTRYTDWLRETNRTVILARKQGKVIALESVCVIDDGETMLVEGLRVAPQERGKGVAGVLLRFCSELVKSKYPDVKVSRLTRDDQLGPKDFQKYRLITKQGILLVRFRAEDLKLRLLELGLGGDIQSSLSTSSNLPPVRLDHTAVHRLYLTTDLMRGVLPNATIIQDWQPFKLLPSNMAILLKKDIDWMVDDVSNPTVASLCTFPFRVPIGDDWYYLNIDMFGKDLDLVRQQFLCHLQRHTATLKGHVMCQMFLDPPLWKSMAEFCHNTLSVELVKEYTEQCVVESDVV from the exons ATGAAGATCGATACCAGTCTGACTATGCTCCAGCTCCCAGAGGAACTGTCCCAGGCAGGCCTTCAGTTCTCTGTGGCCACGGAGGAGGATTTCGATGAGATCATGGCCATGAGCCAGTACATCTATGGTGGCCTTGATTACCTGCCCACTCGATACACCGACTGGCTACGGGAGACCAACCGCACAGTAATACTGGCTCGCAAACAGGGAAAAGTG ATTGCTCTGGAGTccgtgtgtgtgattgatgaTGGAGAAACTATGCTGGTGGAAGGTCTACGTGTTGCCCCTCAGGAAAGGGGAAAGGGTGTGGCAGGAGTTCTGCTGCGCTTTTGCAGTGAGCTGGTCAAATCCAAGTACCCTGATGTCAAAGTAAGCCGCTTGACCCGTGATGATCAGCTTGGACCCAAGGACTTCCAGAAGTATCGTCTCATAACCAAGCAG GGTATTCTGTTAGTACGCTTTAGAGCTGAAGATCTCAAGCTGCGTCTGTTGGAGCTAGGTCTGGGTGGAGACATCCAATCCTCTCTGTCCACCTCCTCCAATCTTCCTCCAGTGCGTCTCGACCATACAGCTGTCCACCGGCTGTATCTGACCACTGACCTGATGCGGGGAGTCCTTCCTAATGCCACCATCATTCAAGACTGGCAGCCATTCAAGCTTCTGCCCAGTAACATGGCTATCCTACTAAAGAAGGACATTGactggatggtggatgatgtgTCCAACCCCACTGTGGCTAGCCTATGTACCTTCCCTTTTAGGGTGCCCATTGGAGATGACTG GTATTACCTGAACATTGACATGTTCGGTAAAGACCTGGACCTGGTTCGGCAGCAGTTCTTGTGCCACCTGCAGCGCCACACTGCCACCCTGAAGGGTCACGTGATGTGCCAGATGTTCCTGGACCCACCACTCTGGAAGTCCATGGCTGAATTCTGCCACAACACCTTGAGCGTGGAACTGGTGAAGGAGTACACCGAGCAATGCGTGGTGGAGTCAGACGTTGTCTAG